One window of the Podospora pseudocomata strain CBS 415.72m chromosome 7, whole genome shotgun sequence genome contains the following:
- a CDS encoding hypothetical protein (COG:Q; EggNog:ENOG503NYA2) — protein sequence MTSTVPRPQRGRPNKVTKPQPPTARGRPTRGVVPGSLDVHAAHQIHQAHQQAQAQAQAQYGVHAAPYVAAAHAAQHALDELKPEPDHSVFDNVGVDVGVGVGVPMGVEDYAAAAMESELGNVDAHGEAEPDADMEEDDHSVGASGLQQHVDLSTASMLANGGANVVGGGVVGQSVHDHMQDLQQGLAHAQQQHQQQQQQQQQQQQQQQQHQQQQHQQQHQQQPQAQMGPPQQMQPSHQSMEPQIVGITEELARESGYQNLSVESALAKRLAREPGRRLATQRRPEQQLNLNRRSNVEALFAHISGTLAPQPCKNCHKGHGPWSVCVVVDGQMCGSCANCWFNASGARCSFHETRTQQPMAQHAGIMPPTSAALPADPSYRFTPAHSLLPPAHSNAMQAMNFGGGGVPSINNNPILQQLVSKAMNEVRSADRATRLYWQLEITAKQLALQYAEYEEATASQSQPGGAGNQIGAGQHGMGDDGSA from the exons ATGACATCGACCGTCCCCCGCCCGCAGCGCGGCCGACCGAACAAGGTGACGAAGCCGCAGCCACCAACGGCACGCGGTCGCCCCACCCGTGGTGTTGTTCCGGGCTCACTCGACGTCCACGCCGCCCATCAGATTCACCAGGCCCATCAGCAGGCTCAGGCTCAGGCTCAGGCCCAGTACGGAGTGCACGCTGCGCCCTACGTGGCTGCTGCCCACGCTGCTCAGCACGCCCTCGACGAGCTCAAGCCCGAGCCCGACCATTCCGTGTTCGACAACGTAGGCGTGGACGTcggagttggagttggggttcCCATGGGCGTCGAAGActacgccgccgccgctatGGAATCGGAACTTGGCAATGTGGATGCTCACGGCGAGGCGGAACCCGATGCcgacatggaggaggatgatcaTTCAGTCGGAGCCTCCGGCCTTCAACAACACGTTGATCTATCAACCGCCAGCATGCTGGCTAACGGCGGTGCCAAtgttgtgggaggaggagtcgtGGGCCAGAGTGTTCATGATCACATGCAAGATTTGCAGCAAGGGCTCGCGCAtgctcagcaacaacaccaacaacagcagcagcagcagcagcagcagcagcagcagcaacagcaacaccagcagcagcaacaccagcagcagcatcagcagcagccccaaGCCCAGATGGGTCCTCCCCAGCAGATGCAACCCTCTCACCAGTCGATGGAGCCTCAAATCGTGGGGATCACAGAGGAACTTGCCCGCGAGTCTGGCTACCAGAACCTTAGTGTCGAGAGCGCCCTGGCGAAACGGTTGGCCCGTGAGCCCGGTAGACGTCTTGCTACTCAACGTCGACCAGAGCAACAGCTCAATTTGAATCGGCGGAGTAATGTGGAAGCGCTTTTTGCTCATATTTCGGGCACTCTTGCTCCACAACCGTGCAAGAACTGCCACAAAGGCCACGGCCCGTGGAGCGTGTGTGTAGTGGTAGATGGCCAAATGTGTGGCAGCTGTGCCAACTGTTGGTTCAATGCCAGCGGCGCTAGATGCAGTTTCCACG AAACTCGCACTCAGCAACCCATGGCCCAGCATGCGGGCATCATGCCGCCGACAAGTGCGGCTTTACCTGCGGATCCCAGCTACCGCTTCACCCCGGCCCATTCTCTATTGCCCCCCGCTCACTCCAATGCCATGCAAGCTATGAAttttggcggaggaggcgttCCGTCTATTAACAACAACCCAATACTCCAACAGCTCGTGAGCAAAGCCATGAACGAAGTGAGGTCGGCTGATCGTGCGACACGTTTGTATTGGCAGCTCGAGATCACGGCCAAGCAGTTGGCCCTTCAATATGCTGAGTACGAAGAGGCCACCGCAAGTCAAAGCCAGCCAGGAGGAGCGGGGAATCAAATTGGTGCTGGCCAACATGGCATGGGCGATGACGGCAGTGCCTAG
- a CDS encoding hypothetical protein (EggNog:ENOG503NYSZ; COG:S) — MPVTIYPSSHPPEPARLHQTYTRVTSPEQLLSSITSHETNTTSRSSPTRTRPIIQSSFSESASTSPTTLYAAKNGLVYSLIEAYSNHHNLLLRPDDIWLAILSQLSVYINANATLLQHLFIPSSRKQSSPAQKKDLYIPVDLSPTLNHGSLAQQMASTLLPSSLTNPDIAHKFFLPSFTTTTETDEIAASILLMGSMQKYFVYSWGTRCGIPSITLLGDQTDWEKILHRCEEFLASGRFGQGARDWWRGGLGYVLSNFVRSLRDPGGKDTKTFWQRVLDRHEPNGSGKTTFTGWVVNGFCWWDEEGRHDLGRVRGGMTRGEMPMGFGRCPVSLWDNGVEVKTEMIAGMVGVRVGRMGDVLRRVEEDEWPGGRPEEGGRMQPRAVGGVTEKIDTLRPEVGWFMYSV; from the coding sequence ATGCCTGTCACCATCTATCCATCAAGCCACCCCCCAGAACCTGCCCGTCTCCACCAGACTTACACACGAGTCACCTCTCCAGAGCAGCTGCTgtcatccatcaccagccatgAAACAAACACAACCTCCAGATCCTCCCCCACTCGAACGCGACCCATAATCCAGTCTTCCTTCTCAGAATCCGCATCCacttcaccaaccaccctctACGCCGCCAAAAATGGCCTAGTCTACAGCTTGATAGAAGCCTactccaaccaccacaacctcctcctccgccccgaCGACATCTGgctcgccatcctctcccagcTATCAGTCtacatcaacgccaacgccaccctcctccagcacctgttcatcccctcctccaggaAACAgtcctccccagcccagAAAAAAGACCTCTACATCCCAGTCGACCTatcccccaccctcaaccacGGCTCCCTAGCCCAGCAAATGGCCTCCACCctgctcccctcctccctgacAAACCCGGACATAGCCCACAAGTTTTTTcttccctccttcaccaccacaacagaaACAGACGAAATCGCCGCCTCGATCCTGCTGATGGGCTCCATGCAAAAATACTTTGTCTACAGCTGGGGAACCAGGTGCGGTATACCCTCAATAACCCTCCTTGGCGACCAGACCGACTGGGAGAAGATCCTCCACCGCTGTGAAGAGTTTCTCGCCTCGGGGAGATTTGGTCAGGGGGCGAGAGactggtggagaggtgggttggGTTATGTCCTTTCCAACTTTGTGAGGTCGCTTCGAGACCCGGGTGGGAAAGACACGAAGACGTTTTGGCAGAGGGTGTTGGATCGGCATGAGCCGAATGGGTCGGGCAAGACGACGTTTACGGGGTGGGTGGTCAATGGGTTTTGCtggtgggatgaggaggggaggcatGATCTGGGGAGGGTGCGAGGCGGGATGACTAGAGGAGAAATGCCgatggggtttgggaggtgtCCGGTTAGCTTGTGGGATAATGGGGTCGAGGTCAAGACGGAGATGATagcggggatggtgggggtgagAGTGGGTAGGATGGGGGATGtgctgaggagggtggaggaggatgagtgGCCTGGTGGGAGGCCTGAAGAAGGTGGAAGGATGCAGCCGAGAGCAGTCGGGGGGGTGACAGAAAAGATTGATACCCTTAGGCCGGAGGTGGGCTGGTTCATGTATTCGGTTTGA
- the TSC10 gene encoding 3-dehydrosphinganine reductase (COG:Q; EggNog:ENOG503NYA2) produces the protein MDIIEQRVGVPPHIAGPAATFAFFAFFLIKKMGLFTNTNHFPVEGKTILITGASEGMGLAAAILLAKKGASLILVSRNVGRLEEALVKVTAAARSPSKQRFTYISADVSEPNYAESVIAQAIAWNAGAAPDIVWCIAGLSSPMLWADPANDSIAATRRNMDVNFFGSAEMSRAILKEWLAPENKPKDTGVIGQKPEPKHIVFTASMLALFAIVGYGPYTPSKWALRGLADTLNMELRMYPDHPVKIHVVYPGTITSPGLERENKTKPQITLELEKEEPAESPETVAERALKGLEKGQYNVTVSTLGDLMRCGILGGSERNNWVWDTVVGWVVPVIYFFVIRIMNAQVAGWARVNGHPHVKKAAA, from the exons ATGGACATCATCGAACAACGCGTCGGCGTCCCCCCTCACATCGCCGGCCCAGCCGCcacctttgccttcttcgccttcttcctcatcaagaaAATGGGCctcttcaccaacaccaaccactTCCCCGTCGAGGGCAAG ACAATCCTCATAACCGGCGCCTCAGAAGGAATGGGCCTAGcagccgccatcctcctcgccaaaaaaggcgcctccctcatcctcgtctcgCGCAACGTGGGCCGCCTAGAAGAAGCCCTTGTCAAAGTCACCGCCGCTGCCAGGTCCCCCTCCAAGCAACGTTTCACCTACATCTCCGCCGACGTCTCGGAACCCAACTACGCCGAGTCGGTCATCGCCCAAGCCATCGCCTGGAACGCCGGTGCGGCCCCCGATATCGTCTGGTGCATAGCCGGCCTGTCAAGCCCCATGCTCTGGGCCGACCCCGCCAACGACAGCATCGCGGCCACCCGGAGAAACATGGATGTCAATTTCTTTGGTTCGGCCGAGATGAGCAGAGCCATCTTGAAGGAGTGGCTCGCTCCGGAGAATAAACCCAAGGATACAGGGGTTATCGGCCAGAAGCCGGAGCCGAAGCACATCGTTTTCACCGCGTCGATGCTGGCGTTGTTTGCGATTGTGGGGTATGGGCCTTATACGCCGAGCAAGTGggcgttgagggggttggcggacACGTTGAATATGGAGTTGAGGATGTATCCTGATCATCCGGTCAAGATTCATGTTGTTTACCCGGGGACGATTACTTCTCCTGGACTGGAGAGGGAGAACAAGACCAAGCCGCAGATCACGCtcgagttggagaaggaggagccggCGGAGAGCCCGGAGACGGTGGCGGAGCGGGcgttgaaggggttggagaagggcCAATATAATGTCACGGTTAGTACGTTGGGGGATTTGATGAGGTGtgggattttgggggggagcgAGAGGAATAATTGGGTTTGGGAtacggtggtggggtgggtggtgccggtgattTACTTTTTTGTGATTAGGATTATGAATGCGCAGGTGGCGGggtgggcgagggtgaaTGGGCATCCGCATGTCAAGAAGGCGGCTGcttga
- the SAS10 gene encoding something about silencing protein 10 (BUSCO:EOG09264BOA; COG:B; EggNog:ENOG503NYA0): protein MAKKRRVSRKAEPAGPRDVDAKDASLTIKTYRDVADSGDEYWAEKDQIMLDSEDEQPRSKRLKKEDDFLEVSDEEVFQQDDSDESEDEAPAKKGKGKKVIEQYSEDEEQQEGEEEGDEGWWGNSKKEYYDADQIETEADALAEEAEAKRLQAKKLAKMTEEDFAFDEDEWMAPKEEAGEDEVVTEVLKEVEVREDMTPEERYKLLQSRYPEFEYLVDEFAELQPVLSELQKDAVGKPAKSLEVVKSWILGCYVASLASYFALLTSPTRDGNGAAATLSPSELRDHEVMGTLMECREAWLKVKQFRPAKPAASKTGMLSPPEEEDEEMLDIDEPAKKRKSKLSKAEIRAKEKKEADKARKAKAVEKSLADLSTLLESGKKAAKEDAARAAPTNGADMNEDYSDFGEEDALDEHTAADKAKRKKSLKFYTSQIVQKANKRAGAGRDAGGDMDIPYRERLRDRQARLNAEAERRGKKDSKFGAGAELGGDDSEEEGRQGGALRGAGTGEEGRAHCGTAGARPRRQAPDHIPDPEEQGLDAAQEEGGAQPACEEEDEVRGEEEEAQERAGCVQGRRGQGWLSGRVVWYQDESRQEYQVVDALMANIWAFCIPRWFVFQGLFLRESPKSRYFWDSTCDENA, encoded by the exons ATGgccaagaaaagaagagtCTCCCGCAAGGCGGAACCGGCCGGCCCCCGCGATGTCGACGCCAAAGACGCCAGCTTGACCATCAAGACGTACCGAGATGTCGCCGACTCTGGGGATGAGTACTGGGCTGAGAAGGACCAGATCATGCTGGACAGCGAGGACGAACAACCGCGCTCGAAGCgcctcaagaaggaggacgactTTTTAGAGGTTTCCGACGAGGAGGTTTTCCAGCAAGACGATTCCGACGAGAGCGAAGACGAAGCGCCagccaagaagggcaagggcaagaaggtcatTGAGCAATATTCCGAAGacgaggagcagcaggagggggaagaggagggcgatgagggttggtggggaaaTAGCAAGAAGGAATACTATGATGCCGATCAGATCGAGACCGAGGCCGATGCTCTG gcagaggaagcagaggCAAAGCGTCTCCAGGCCAAGAAATTGGCCAAGATGACCGAGGAGGATTTTGCTTTCGACGAGGACGAATGGATGGCGCCAAAAGAGGAGgctggcgaggacgaggttgtgACGGAGGTTTTGAAAGAGGTGGAAGTAAGAGAGGACATGACACCCGAGGAAAGATACAAGCTGCTCCAGTCTCGATATCCCGAGTTCGAATACCTGGTGGACGAGTTCGCAGAACTGCAGCCCGTTCTTTCGGAATTACAAAAGGACGCCGTTGGAAAGCCTGCCAAGTCACTAGAGGTTGTCAAGTCTTGGATTCTGGGGTGCTACGTCGCCTCGCTGGCTAGTTATTTTGCTCTtctcacatcaccaacaagggACGGGAATGGTGCTGCGGCAACGCTCAGCCCATCAGAACTCAGAGACCACGAAGTTATGGGGACTTTGATGGAGTGCAGAGAGGCCTGGCTCAAGGTGAAACAGTTCAGACCAGCCAAACCTGCCGCCTCAAAAACGGGCATGCTTTCGCcaccagaagaggaggacgaggagatgctCGACATCGACGAGccggccaagaagaggaagtcgAAGCTCTCTAAGGCCGAGATCAgggccaaggagaagaaggaggccgacAAGGCGAGGAAAGCCAAGGCGGTCGAGAAGTCTTTGGCTGACCTGTCCACTCTTCTCGAGAGCGGCAAGAAGGCCGCCAAGGAGGATGCTGCTCGCGCTGCGCCAACAAACGGTGCGGATATGAACGAAGACTATTCCGactttggcgaggaggatgcttTGGACGAACATACTGCTGCCGACAAGGCCAAGCGCAAGAAGAGCTTGAAGTTCTATACTTCGCAAATCGTACAAAAGGCCAACAAGCGTGCTGGGGCTGGTCGCGACGCCGGTGGTGATATGGATATTCCTTATCGTGAGCGTTTG AGGGATCGCCAAGCACGCCTGAACGCTGAGGCTGAACGCCGCGGCAAGAAGGACAGCAAATTCGGCGCCGGCGCTGAGCTGGGCGGTGACGACAGCGAAG aagaaggccgacaAGGCGGCGCGCTTCGAGGCGCTGGCAcaggcgaagaaggacgagCGCATTGTGGAACAGCAGGAGCTCGGCCCAGACGGCAAGCGCCAGATCACATACCAGATCCAGAAGAACAAGGGCTTGACGCCGCacaggaagaaggaggtgcgCAACCCGCgtgtgaagaagaggatgaagtacgaggagaagaagaagaagctcaagagcGTGCGGGCTGTGTAcaagggcggcgagggcaagGGTGGCTATCAGGGAGAGTTGTCTGGTATCAAGACGAATCTCGTCAAGAGTACCAAGTTGTAGATGCATTAATGGCGAATATATGGGCGTTTTGTATCCCAAGGTGGTTTGTTTTCCAGGGATTGTTTCTGCGTGAGAGCCCAAAATCAAGATACTTTTGGGATTCTACATGTGATGAAAATGCGTAA
- a CDS encoding hypothetical protein (COG:S; EggNog:ENOG503P978) translates to METINTIKDAATKAIWGDPEAHKEPVSGRMGNTAAGEPYDAGNIESTSTALKTTNPNPEVEPINTPLKTENTDKVVTNAEFNKNANPSATSVELPPATPSEKPSATTTAVTTKDDADSSKPDTNPAAAQPSSNIPGDSTHAQNDTRAPTNPLAVHHSVGETGKPDAKKNVDDSGDGVDKSDNPVKIDGPGPRPLEVVAKEHGGDAGAKARDERKGQRSSSVDTQEDHEDGTGELYVRSSGLKADGGDFDAAAPGAGKEADRLMEEEKRHPHHRETTTDKHSDKKHHISLPHHKKKDSGYEHGVEDGKAKESVAEDHTGNGSATTTHDKHVPEEEVAHNWDLKSTKPADLEHKEKTSLKDKIKQKLHRGSVGSN, encoded by the exons ATGGAGACCATTAACACTATCAAAGACGCCGCTACCAAGGCTATTTGGGGCGATCCCGAAGCCCACAAGGAGCCAGTCTCTGGACGCATGGGCAACACCGCTGCTGGCGAGCCATACGATGCCGGCAACATTGAATCAACCTCTACTGCTCTCAagaccaccaaccccaacccggAAGTCGAACCTATCAACACTCCTCTGAAGACAGAGAACACGGACAAGGTTGTCACCAACGCCGAGTTCAACAAGAACGCCAACCCTTCAGCTACTAGTGTTGAGCTTCCCCCGGCCACGCCCTCCGAGAAGCCCAGCGCCACGACCACCGCCGTCACAACCAAGGACGATGCCGATTCCAGCAAACCAgacaccaaccccgccgcAGCCCAGCCGTCATCCAATATCCCGGGCGACTCGACCCACGCTCAGAACGACACTCGTGCTCCCACTAACCCACTTGCGGTTCACCACTCCGTCGGCGAGACCGGCAAGCCTGATGCCAAGAAGAATGTTGACGACAGCGGGGATGGAGTCGACAAGTCTGACAACCCCGTCAAGATCGATGGTCCTGGCCCACGACCCTTGGAGGTGGTAGCCAAGGaacatggtggtgatgccggtgCTAAGGCTAGAGATGAGAGGAAGGGACAGAGGTCAAGCAGCGTCGACACCCAAGAGGACCACGAGGATGGGACGGGGGAGCTGTACGTTCGCAGCAGTGGGCTGAAGGCTGATGGCGGTGACTTTGATGCTGCCGCGCCGGGTGCTGGGAAGGAGGCTGATC GTCTtatggaggaagagaagcgccacccccaccaccgtgaGACAACCACGGACAAGCACAGTGATAAGAAGCACCACATCTCTCTGCCCCATCATAAGAAGAAGGACAGCGGGTATGAGcatggtgttgaggatggcaaggccaaggagagtGTTGCGGAGGACCACACTGGGAATGGATCTGCTACCACGACCCATGACAAGCATGttcctgaggaggaggttgcgcACAATTGGGACTTGAAGTCGACGAAGCCGGCGGATTTGGAGcacaaggagaagacgagCTTGAAGGATAAGATTAAGCAGAAGTTGCACCGGGGGTCTGTTGGGTCTAACtaa
- a CDS encoding hypothetical protein (EggNog:ENOG503NXQJ; COG:S) — protein sequence MRRSGWIAKCEGGLVDHLGILCDKERKAASFSPRKRDLYAPIAYQTDCSDLLQHHHTATMLTTTTPILLLLLLLSTLTSALTLSEPFKPPDNHHHQHASSPSATATQPASAPAPTSPPLPPPAAQQQTTSSPPSLPPSTSQIDAFNLTSPTFATLSISGNDLDFFSLLNACIFRFYGPFSPSSCDSALKTVSSILLNDQKLRLRIRLILLEILNKIPWERHSSFFITVTGYARFFNENTTACDDVSFGIWDVSHTAAAAKLTRDIRGKMNDLVLKANDLIRGVIEEVNASFSGSGKRKKVVFVDHDSLFDGHRFCEPGVAKEPDYERRETWFFLPGGGDVDGEGRVYTSLREKNKEGVGYYYLDPERCWEEAAERGDWGEKAVCLMAKAKREDPGLRLRVHYRRGVEKGEGFWKGWTTTTTTKKPGDSMWLTPTYYGKTFHPRSAGHEAIRDKIFQVWEEHGYLKDQTDL from the exons ATGAGAAGGTCAGGCTGGATAGCAAAGTGCGAGGGCGGACTTGTAGACCACCTAGGTATTTTGTGTGATAAGGAGCGAAAGGCTGCTTCCTTTTCTCCAAGGAAGCGAGATTTATATGCTCCTATTGCTTATCAAACTGACTGTTCAGATCTGttgcaacaccaccacactgcAACGATgctcacaaccacaacccctatcctcctcctcctcctcctcctctcaactCTCACTTCCGCCCTTACCCTCTCCGAACCGTTCAAACCCcccgacaaccaccaccaccaacac gCTTCATCTCCCTCGGCGACAGCTACTCAGCCGGCATCGGCACCCGCCccgacctcccctccccttcccccccctgcC GCGCAGCAACAAACgacatcctctcctccctccctccccccctccacctcccaaatCGACgccttcaacctcacctccccaacctttGCAACCCTGTCCATATCCGGCAACGacctcgacttcttctccctcctcaacgcATGCATCTTCCGCTTCTACggccccttttccccttcctcgtgCGACTCCGCCCTAAAAACggtctcctccatcctcctcaacgatCAAAAACTCCGGTTGCGTATCAGGCTCATCCTGCTGGAGATATTGAATAAGATCCCCTGGGAGAGGCACTCGTCTTtcttcatcaccgtcacTGGCTACGCGAGGTTCTTCAACGAGAACACCACTGCGTGTGATGATGTTTCATTTGGGATCTGGGATGTTTCCCACACGGCCGCGGCGGCGAAATTGACGAGGGACATAAGAGGGAAGATGAACGATTTGGTGCTCAAAGCCAATGATTTGATAAGGGGGGTGATAGAGGAGGTGAATGCCTCTTTTTCTGGTAGcgggaagagaaaaaaagtcgTTTTTGTCGATCATGACAGCCTGTTTGATGGGCATCGGTTTTGCGAGCCTGGGGTGGCGAAAGAGCCGGATTatgagaggagggagacgtgGTTTTTTTTGccggggggtggggatgttgacggggaggggagggtttaTACTTCTTTGCGGGAAAAAAATAAAGAAGGGGTGGGATACTACTACCTCGACCCGGAGCGCTGCTGGGAAGAGGCGGCGGAaaggggggattggggggagaaggctgtttgcttgatggccaaggcgaagagggaagatccggggttgaggttgagggtgcaTTATAGGCGTGGGGtagaaaagggggaggggttttggaaggggtggacgacaacaacaacaacaaaaaaaccgGGGGATTCAATGTGGTTGACGCCGACGTATTACGGCAAGACTTTTCATCCT AGATCAGCCGGCCACGAAGCAATAAGAGACAAAATCTTTCAAGTATGGGAAGAGCATGGATACTTGAAAGACCAAACCGACTTATGA